The following are from one region of the Silene latifolia isolate original U9 population chromosome 9, ASM4854445v1, whole genome shotgun sequence genome:
- the LOC141598325 gene encoding uncharacterized protein LOC141598325, whose amino-acid sequence MQRNATVFYSWYADAAMTLKRLTEGLKYSSDPVATQCTQSFFQSQSMKDYAVEMQQIAERINRSVKSAPVLQQSPGDQYQNDEVDDDGYEQHVGDDDEEEDNGDEDEGDDENGDDVEDEEDGDDMEDDGYDNEKEVTVDVGTDLEGTVAASIVSDEVAIEKAREVSTQQIMEAVQFYSAPEFKDAANRDDYIKDTNVDVCSTRDISVTYKRRKVAEEEVAVEGPTKFDREVLLEYYSKEDVDEAKRKFYANAAAAKEQEQTMDMGVIVAGEPQIADKKNEEDGPTDADPPVTQFLFSSAEIIEAEPCAEMPAREDQGIGEVTDLVKLAPDATGTDVHVIEGMNAETDKDDEKIEEGNAQVGIQCESTVVVTATLDDAVQVDSKTLEYSGPDDAEPEKADNALVVDQNIEVAPPATQFLFSTSEICDAERAAEQHYEEGAGNGGGATNDERLLKGDEQPEYVFALQAKEFMDVEWTSTVYSTADVNALFEEHPISVQTEMRGVE is encoded by the coding sequence atgcaaaggaatgctactgtcttctattcatggtatgcagaTGCAGCCATGACGCTCAAAAGGTTAACAGAGGGTCTGAAGTATTCTAGTGACCCTGTCGCTACACAATGCACAcaatcattctttcaaagccAAAGTATGAAGGATTATGCTGTGGAAATGCAGCAGATAGCTGAACGAATAAACCGTTCAGTGAAATCAGCTCCTGTGCTGCAACAAAGTCCAGGTGATCAGTATCAGAATGACGAGGTAGATGACGACGGATACGAGCAGCATGTTGgggatgatgatgaagaggaggacaatggtgatgaggacgagggagatgatgagaatggtgatgatgttgaggatgaggAGGATGGTGATGATATGGAGGATGATGGATACGATAATGAGAAAGAGGTTACTGTAGATGTTGGTACAGACCTCGAAGGCACGGTGGCCGCCTCAATTGTTTCGGATGAAGTAGCCATTGAGAAAGCACGGGAGGTGTCTACACAACAGATAATGGAGGCGGTTCAGTTTTACAGCGCGCCTGAATTTAAGGACGCTGCTAACAGAGACGACTACATTAAGGACACCAACGTGGACGTTTGTAGTACTCGTGATATTTCTGTTACTTACAAAAGGAGGAAGGTAGCTGAGGAGGAGGTGGCTGTTGAAGGGCCAACTAAATTTGACCGGGAAGTTCTCCTAGAGTATTATTCAAAAGAAGATGTTGATGAGGCTAAGAGGAAGTTCTACGCGAATGCTGCTGCTGCTAAGGAACAAGAGCAGACTATGGACATGGGGGTAATTGTGGCCGGGGAACCTCAGATAGCTGACAAAAAAAATGAGGAGGATGGGCCCACCGACGCTGATCCACCTGTCACTCAATTCCTATTTTCGTCTGCGGAGATTATTGAGGCGGAGCCTTGTGCAGAAATGCCGGCCAGAGAAGACCAAGGAATCGGTGAGGTAACAGATTTGGTGAAATTGGCGCCGGACGCTACGGGAACGGATGTGCATGTGATTGAAGGCATGAATGCCGAGACGGACAAGGACGATGAGAAGATTGAGGAGGGGAATGCTCAGGTTGGTATCCAATGTGAAAGTACAGTAGTGGTTACCGCAACATTAGACGATGCTGTACAAGTGGATTCGAAAACTTTGGAATATAGTGGGCCTGATGATGCGGAGCCTGAGAAGGCGGATAATGCTTTGGTGGTAGATCAGAACATAGAAGTTGCACCACCTGCAACTCAGTTCCTATTCTCAACATCTGAGATATGTGACGCAGAGCGCGCAGCTGAACAACATTATGAAGAGGGTGCCGGAAACGGCGGAGGCGCTACGAATGATGAGCGGTTGTTAAAGGGTGACGAGCAGCCGGAATATGTATTTGCGTTGCAGGCAAAGGAATTTATGGACGTAGAATGGACAAGTACTGTATATTCTACTGCGGACGTAAACGCGCTGTTTGAGGAGCACCCAATATCTGTGCAGACGGAAATGAGGGGGGTGGAATAA